From Salmo salar chromosome ssa09, Ssal_v3.1, whole genome shotgun sequence:
ACTTAGGGCTAGTTCTTGAAAGTTCAAGCCTGGCAATGCTTGAGTCGGCTTTTGGATTAGGTTAGCCAAAACTTAGAATCAAGAGAATATGATTTTGAAAGGTAACAACAACCCACACTCCTCCACTGCAGCTAAAATCAGTGGCATAAGCCTAATTTGCGTTGCCTCTATTGGGCCAACAGCCTGAGAGTATTTCCCCTTTTTTTTCTTAGTGAGAACGGCAAGCTCTCCCAAAGAGAGCCCCTTCAGGAGAGTGTTTTGTTTGATGGAAAATCTCATGCCTCAGAGCAGCCACATGTCTGAGGGGCAGCTGCACTTGTAGTGTGGACTCCACATGAATttggatttcaccatgatgcaTCTGCTTTGATTGTTGTTACATAACTTGCCATTTATCCTCCAtgctgtctacctctctcttccacccTCTCACTGCCCtgctctctttcaccctctcacTGCCTGCTCTCTTTCGTAGTAACTTCTTGGAAGAAACCAAACAGGACCTTTAGGTTAATTTGATATGCTTTTACACAATTACATCATTTGTTTGAACAATTTGGCTGTAGGGTTTCATTGGAATGTAGGATAATGTAAGCAGCACTTCAGTTGTCCTCAACCATCAACAATACAAAAACTTGTAGCAGAAATAAAATGCAGATTGTTTGGTGTTAGGTTAAGTTTGTTTTGAGATTTGTTTATCTTCTTTCTAAACCATAGCAAGAGCTGTAAATACATTGTCTCTGAACATCCACATTTATTTTCTGCTAGTAGCACATTTGTACGTTAGATTTTTGGGGGATGAAATCAATCTGAGTTTCAGTGGGTTTCCAAATGTCAAGAGGGATGTTTCTCTTGGCTCGGCACTCCTTCATCGCCATTTGTTTCTGCATTTCTTCCGCCACCCTGTTAAGACCATGTCGTGAGGCCAAATTAAAGTCACCCCAGACAATACAGACTCTCTGTTAACACTTaatttgttaaattgtaattctgtgtgattacgTAGGCTTAACTGAGCTCCTCTAATCCTATCATCTGACAGAGTAGATTTACTATAGTATGTGGTATTTTCTTTTTTAATACCATGACTGGGTTTATATTTaggttgtttttgtttgtttgtttggtataGCCATTGTTTAACATCCATACAAATAATGAAATACAAACATTACATTGACTTTATAGCAAAGGCCCAATGTAGGCCAACATTGAAGGCTAATTTTCTATTCTTCCTGTAGGTACACTAAGACAAAGATGGGGGTCAAAACCTTTACCCACAGTTCCCCCACACACAGTCAAGAGATGCTGGAAAAACTAAACACTCTGCGCAACGAGGGCCACCTCTGCGACGTCACCATCCGGGTACAGGACAAGTTGTTTCTGGCGCACAAGGTGGTGCTGGCCTGCTGCAGTGAGTTCTTCCGCTCCAAACTAGTAGGCAAGCCTGATGAAGAGGATAAGTttgtgttggatttgcaccaCGTCACGGTGAGCGGCTTCACCCCTCTGCTGGAGTACGCCTAcacctccaccctctccatcagcACGGAGAACATCATCGACGTTTTAGCCGCCGCCAGTTACATGCAGATGTTCGCTGTGGCGAGCACGTGCTCAGAATTCATGAAGTCCAGCATCCTCTGGAGTGCCGGGAGCATGGGGCAGGAGAAACCGCAGGAGTCGGCTCTCGGCGAGAGTGCTTCCTCCCACTGCGCCTTGACCCCATTGGACAGCAGCCTGTCGCCTGTATCGTCTGACTGCAGCGTGATGGAGAGGAACATCCCTGTGTGTCGCGAGTCGCGCCGCAAACGTAAGAGCTTTATCATGATGTCCCCAGAGAGCCCACTCAAATGCACCTCGCAGATCACCTCGCCGCAGATGCCCAACCCATcgccctcctccttctctgagaCCACCACCCAACCAGTGGACTCTTCCCTGGCCTTCCCGTGGACGTTCCCCTTCGGTATCGACCGGAGGTTCCACCCGGATAAGCAGCCCAAGCTTCCCGAGAGCCCATGCCGTCTGGACCAGGCAGGGCCCTCGGAGGTGAGCCGCCGTCTGAGTGACTTCCTGGCCTGCGAAAGCTCCATTAAGGTGCCGCTGGCGGGCCCTGAGGAGGACGTGCGTGTGAAGGTGGAGCGGCTGAGTGACGAGGAGGTCCAGGAGACGTCGTCGCAGCCCGTCAGCGCTTCCCAGAGTTCCCTGAGTGACCAGCAGACAGTACCCTGCAGCGAACAGGTCCAGGAGGACCTGCTCATCAGCCCACAGTCCTCCTCCATAGGTATGGGTCTCTCAAACTGACAACACTTAGATGGTTTCAGACCTCAACAGTAGTCTTATGTCAAGGTGAGATTGCATCCCACGCCTACGGTTGTGGATTTTTAGCTAAATGCTTCATCCCCAAATTAATGGAAGAGCTAGGCCTAACCGCATAGTCTGGTGTGCATATCTTTTCCATTCGTTTTGAATTGCGGCATGTAGCTGGGTCTACATAATGGATGACCTAGGATGTGGACTTATCTCAATACAAGACCACCAACTTTTTTTCCTCTTTACACTTTTTGGGAGTGTAATTTACCACAATTTAAAGGGCTAATTTGCAGTTGCTACATACCTTTTTTTAGAAATTAATTATATTTAGCCCTACCCTATTGATTCTTGGAGGATATAACTTAAAGTCATCATGAACTTTTTTCAACTATCGTACccaatcagaacccaaaatataatctTGTTTTACTCAAAGTAACAAAGTAGgcttaaatataaacaaacactggatagcctcaaaacattttttaaattataattTTGATGTTATGAATGGTCAATCCTTGGATCGATAGCTCTGTCTGAATTTGAGTGGCTACATTTCTCTAGCCCCATTCCTCAACTGTTTTCCCAAACAGTGGTGGGAAGGACACTCAATTGCTTCAACTGCGGATTGCCACTTTAAAGCTATTAATTCTTTGCATTAGATCTGTGTATGGGTTCGATCCCGAACCATGTCTTATGGAAATCAGACAGAGAAAGAGCTAGTAACTGGGGGGAATTATATTTCTTCTTTGTTTTGGCATAGGTTCGATAGATGAGGGAGTCACAGAAGGGTTGCCCTCAATGCAAAGTACATCCAATGCTGGAGGTCATGCTGAGGATGATGAAAGGTAACAATATGATTGGTTGAAGCCTTAGTAGAACAGATGGTACGGAAGAAGTAGAtggatatatacagttgaagtcggaagtttacatacacttaggttggtgtcattaaaactcgtctttcaaccactccacaaatttcttgtcgacaaactatagttttggcaagtcagttaggacatctactttttgcatgacacaagtaattgttccagcaattgtttacaga
This genomic window contains:
- the LOC106612543 gene encoding zinc finger and BTB domain-containing protein 44 isoform X3, translated to MHHNVGCQPQINPTEEEVLTGMVEHWLSSACCNIWYTKTKMGVKTFTHSSPTHSQEMLEKLNTLRNEGHLCDVTIRVQDKLFLAHKVVLACCSEFFRSKLVGKPDEEDKFVLDLHHVTVSGFTPLLEYAYTSTLSISTENIIDVLAAASYMQMFAVASTCSEFMKSSILWSAGSMGQEKPQESALGESASSHCALTPLDSSLSPVSSDCSVMERNIPVCRESRRKRKSFIMMSPESPLKCTSQITSPQMPNPSPSSFSETTTQPVDSSLAFPWTFPFGIDRRFHPDKQPKLPESPCRLDQAGPSEVSRRLSDFLACESSIKVPLAGPEEDVRVKVERLSDEEVQETSSQPVSASQSSLSDQQTVPCSEQVQEDLLISPQSSSIGSIDEGVTEGLPSMQSTSNAGGHAEDDERLESLQYPYHLYISPSIRPGTNGPDRPFQCPTCGVRFTRIQNLKQHMLIHSGIKPFQCDRCGKKFTRAYSLKMHRLKHEVISSCPTT
- the LOC106612543 gene encoding zinc finger and BTB domain-containing protein 44 isoform X1; the protein is MHHNVGCQPQINPTEEEVLTGMVEHWLSSACCNIWYTKTKMGVKTFTHSSPTHSQEMLEKLNTLRNEGHLCDVTIRVQDKLFLAHKVVLACCSEFFRSKLVGKPDEEDKFVLDLHHVTVSGFTPLLEYAYTSTLSISTENIIDVLAAASYMQMFAVASTCSEFMKSSILWSAGSMGQEKPQESALGESASSHCALTPLDSSLSPVSSDCSVMERNIPVCRESRRKRKSFIMMSPESPLKCTSQITSPQMPNPSPSSFSETTTQPVDSSLAFPWTFPFGIDRRFHPDKQPKLPESPCRLDQAGPSEVSRRLSDFLACESSIKVPLAGPEEDVRVKVERLSDEEVQETSSQPVSASQSSLSDQQTVPCSEQVQEDLLISPQSSSIGSIDEGVTEGLPSMQSTSNAGGHAEDDERLESLQYPYHLYISPSIRPGTNGPDRPFQCPTCGVRFTRIQNLKQHMLIHSGIKPFQCDRCGKKFTRAYSLKMHRLKHEGKRCFRCQICSATFTSFGEYKHHMRVSRHIIRKPRIYECKTCGAMFTNSGNLIVHLRSLNHEASELANYFQSSDFLMPDYLSQVQEEETLGQYELVEHGFEGNNSSVQMAVISQVSSTQNCESSTFPLDPLSLKDEKVSEEPKTNGSSSSPDGSEEENAHIKELASISIE
- the LOC106612543 gene encoding zinc finger and BTB domain-containing protein 44 isoform X2 — translated: MGVKTFTHSSPTHSQEMLEKLNTLRNEGHLCDVTIRVQDKLFLAHKVVLACCSEFFRSKLVGKPDEEDKFVLDLHHVTVSGFTPLLEYAYTSTLSISTENIIDVLAAASYMQMFAVASTCSEFMKSSILWSAGSMGQEKPQESALGESASSHCALTPLDSSLSPVSSDCSVMERNIPVCRESRRKRKSFIMMSPESPLKCTSQITSPQMPNPSPSSFSETTTQPVDSSLAFPWTFPFGIDRRFHPDKQPKLPESPCRLDQAGPSEVSRRLSDFLACESSIKVPLAGPEEDVRVKVERLSDEEVQETSSQPVSASQSSLSDQQTVPCSEQVQEDLLISPQSSSIGSIDEGVTEGLPSMQSTSNAGGHAEDDERLESLQYPYHLYISPSIRPGTNGPDRPFQCPTCGVRFTRIQNLKQHMLIHSGIKPFQCDRCGKKFTRAYSLKMHRLKHEGKRCFRCQICSATFTSFGEYKHHMRVSRHIIRKPRIYECKTCGAMFTNSGNLIVHLRSLNHEASELANYFQSSDFLMPDYLSQVQEEETLGQYELVEHGFEGNNSSVQMAVISQVSSTQNCESSTFPLDPLSLKDEKVSEEPKTNGSSSSPDGSEEENAHIKELASISIE